One window of the Peptacetobacter hiranonis genome contains the following:
- a CDS encoding MBL fold metallo-hydrolase produces MKNIAKNTYFIKGGTNTGVYTYGNNAAIIDPGLAGARPKRILKKIEDAGFELKYILNTHEHDDHYGGCGQIKEQKPSVINVSSAYGSLYIENPILFPTYIVGGNSCEIMINASKMKERDITTVDKVITEGIFDLNTGECIEDDERTLSENEIRVVDLKGHTEGSMGFLTPDGVFFIGDLLVGEEMLDKFDFLFTFDVTKQLKSLDKLESMEYDKIVLGHSREIITREESKALIEKNRAAVIKYINQVKEILSKEELGYDKLLKHIIIDNDLKCNYKEYHFFKSALVSLVAYLLDNGDIDYKIEDGELLYFLKEN; encoded by the coding sequence ATGAAAAATATAGCAAAAAATACATACTTTATAAAAGGTGGGACAAATACTGGTGTATATACATATGGAAATAATGCTGCAATAATAGATCCAGGACTTGCTGGTGCTAGACCCAAAAGGATACTAAAAAAGATAGAGGATGCAGGTTTTGAATTGAAATATATACTAAACACACATGAGCATGATGACCATTATGGTGGATGTGGGCAAATTAAAGAGCAAAAACCATCTGTAATCAACGTATCATCAGCTTATGGAAGTCTTTACATAGAAAATCCAATACTTTTCCCTACATATATAGTAGGTGGAAATAGCTGTGAGATAATGATTAACGCATCTAAGATGAAGGAAAGAGATATAACTACTGTAGATAAGGTAATAACAGAGGGAATATTTGACCTAAATACAGGTGAGTGTATAGAGGATGATGAAAGAACTCTTAGTGAAAACGAGATAAGAGTAGTTGACTTAAAAGGTCATACTGAGGGAAGTATGGGATTTTTAACACCAGATGGAGTATTTTTCATAGGGGATTTACTTGTTGGAGAGGAAATGCTAGATAAATTTGACTTTCTATTTACATTTGACGTTACAAAACAGTTAAAATCATTAGATAAACTTGAATCAATGGAATACGACAAGATAGTATTAGGACACTCTAGAGAAATTATAACGAGAGAAGAGTCTAAAGCTCTTATAGAAAAAAATAGAGCGGCTGTTATAAAGTATATAAATCAAGTAAAAGAAATTCTATCTAAAGAAGAGCTTGGATACGATAAGCTTTTAAAGCATATAATAATAGACAATGATTTGAAGTGTAATTACAAGGAGTATCATTTCTTTAAATCAGCACTTGTATCTCTAGTGGCGTATCTATTAGATAATGGAGATATAGATTACAAAATAGAGGACGGAGAATTATTATATTTTTTAAAAGAAAATTAG
- a CDS encoding cell wall-binding repeat-containing protein, with product MTVKENIGPTNEKGVLKIGGLQNKTYKLVQTKTKEGYVFDNKKYSAITEHNISKEGIFTRNNGSKIAILVKNSKQKFKIGYAFKSKDPKLQLPEEVEKQRPIKEHEKAYGEEVIRDNTITLNDVKTNDGVWKFLGWDREKIEKVTKEENFIGTWKFMKNSTGGGTVTPEPEDPDRIEGGDRVDTSIDASEDLFPNGTDAVVLANCERYTDVLTANPFAIQINAATLFTYKDKLPEKTLKEIERLGAKKIYISGGYDAVSKKVVDELINKGYDVFRFDGVNRYDTARKIAIKIRENGNKNVAELASGENYPDALSMTSMAVKDNAPILLTKKDSIPSYTKQALAEWDIETIKIAGLDEAISNNVEKQIKNGFAIEENNKKDSNVYDGAKVVSRFGGKDRYETSTVIAKESYPNSELGVYATGEKFPDALIAGNYAGRKKAPVLLVKKDTLPESVKKYTANSKIEKATIIGGSKAVSDNVIEFIKEAIKNRKN from the coding sequence ATAACTGTCAAAGAAAATATTGGACCAACTAATGAAAAAGGTGTATTAAAAATTGGCGGTTTACAAAATAAAACATATAAATTAGTTCAAACAAAAACGAAAGAAGGATACGTTTTTGATAATAAAAAATATAGTGCTATAACTGAACATAATATAAGCAAAGAAGGAATATTTACTAGAAATAATGGAAGTAAAATAGCAATACTTGTAAAAAATAGTAAACAAAAATTCAAGATTGGATATGCATTTAAATCAAAAGATCCTAAGTTACAGTTGCCTGAAGAAGTAGAAAAACAGCGTCCTATAAAAGAACACGAAAAAGCGTATGGAGAAGAAGTAATCAGAGATAATACAATAACTTTAAACGATGTAAAAACAAACGACGGTGTTTGGAAATTCTTAGGATGGGACAGAGAAAAAATAGAAAAAGTAACAAAAGAAGAAAACTTTATAGGAACATGGAAATTTATGAAAAATAGTACTGGTGGTGGTACTGTAACTCCAGAACCAGAAGACCCAGATAGAATAGAAGGTGGAGATAGAGTAGATACATCTATAGATGCAAGTGAAGATTTATTCCCAAATGGAACAGATGCTGTAGTACTTGCAAACTGTGAAAGATATACAGACGTGCTTACTGCAAATCCATTTGCTATACAGATAAACGCAGCAACATTATTTACATATAAAGATAAACTACCAGAAAAAACACTTAAAGAAATAGAAAGACTTGGAGCTAAAAAGATATACATAAGTGGTGGATATGATGCAGTATCTAAAAAAGTAGTGGATGAATTAATAAACAAGGGTTATGACGTATTCAGATTTGATGGTGTAAACAGATACGACACAGCTAGAAAAATAGCGATAAAGATTAGAGAAAATGGAAATAAAAATGTAGCAGAACTTGCTTCTGGTGAAAACTATCCAGATGCACTATCAATGACATCTATGGCTGTAAAAGACAATGCACCAATACTTTTAACTAAAAAAGATTCTATCCCAAGTTATACAAAACAGGCATTGGCTGAATGGGACATAGAAACTATAAAAATAGCAGGACTTGACGAAGCAATATCAAATAATGTTGAAAAACAGATTAAAAATGGTTTTGCTATAGAAGAAAATAATAAAAAAGATTCTAATGTATATGATGGTGCTAAAGTAGTATCAAGATTTGGTGGAAAAGATAGATACGAAACATCAACAGTTATAGCTAAAGAATCTTATCCAAACTCAGAATTAGGGGTATATGCAACAGGAGAAAAATTCCCAGATGCATTAATAGCTGGAAACTATGCTGGAAGAAAAAAAGCACCAGTATTATTAGTTAAAAAAGATACTCTTCCAGAATCAGTTAAAAAGTATACTGCTAATTCAAAAATAGAAAAAGCCACTATAATAGGTGGATCAAAAGCTGTTAGCGATAATGTAATTGAATTTATAAAAGAAGCAATAAAAAATAGAAAAAATTAA
- a CDS encoding class C sortase has product MKKQKPKKKKNKKQLIADILTMIILIAGILIIAYPSISNYLYIKSSSKVIDTYNKSIDTNEVEMKKKFNNAIIYNHGLITDEEITDPFSTPKETDAIYEKQLDVNGSGMMGTIDIPKINMEAPIYHGTKEVVLQAGIGHLYGTSLPVGGNSTHSVLTGHRGLPNKKLFTELDQIEEGDRFYLKILGNKIAYQVDQILTVLPTETSALGIVKNMDYCTLVTCTPYGVNSHRLLIRGERIPYSEEDYQKDKLKGKMNILFELAILALGILAIIIFMYIYKKRQKRKVDENGKK; this is encoded by the coding sequence ATGAAAAAACAAAAACCTAAAAAAAAGAAAAACAAAAAACAACTCATAGCAGACATACTAACAATGATAATACTTATAGCTGGGATACTTATAATCGCATATCCGTCAATAAGTAACTACTTATATATAAAAAGTAGCTCAAAAGTCATAGATACTTACAATAAATCTATAGATACTAACGAAGTAGAAATGAAAAAGAAATTCAATAATGCTATAATATACAACCATGGATTAATAACAGATGAAGAGATAACAGATCCATTCTCTACACCAAAAGAAACTGATGCAATTTATGAAAAGCAGCTTGATGTAAATGGTAGTGGGATGATGGGAACTATAGACATTCCAAAGATAAATATGGAAGCTCCTATATATCATGGCACTAAAGAAGTTGTCCTTCAAGCTGGTATAGGTCATCTATATGGGACATCACTTCCAGTAGGTGGAAATAGCACCCACTCGGTACTAACTGGTCATAGAGGTTTGCCAAATAAAAAGCTATTTACAGAATTAGACCAGATTGAAGAAGGAGATAGATTCTATTTAAAAATACTTGGAAACAAAATTGCCTATCAAGTAGATCAAATTTTAACAGTACTCCCAACAGAAACATCAGCACTAGGTATAGTTAAGAATATGGATTATTGTACATTGGTTACTTGTACTCCATATGGTGTCAATTCACATAGATTACTTATAAGAGGAGAAAGAATACCTTATTCTGAAGAAGATTATCAAAAAGATAAATTAAAAGGTAAAATGAATATATTATTTGAATTAGCTATATTAGCTTTAGGAATACTAGCTATAATAATATTTATGTATATTTATAAAAAAAGACAAAAGAGAAAGGTGGATGAAAATGGGAAAAAATAA
- a CDS encoding metallophosphoesterase, with protein MSLYAIGDLHLSSSVDKPMDIFGDKWKNHDEKIKNNWETTVKEDDVVLVLGDVSWGTKMKDAQSDFDMIHNLPGQKFFIKGNHDYWWTTATKLNKMYDDMKFIQTGFFTYKDYAICGGRGWICPNEFKFTEEDKKIYDREAIRIEISLKEAKKAGYEKIIVITHYPPTNDSLEDSVFTDLYEKYGVERVYYGHLHGEESFKTGLKGIRNGIEYNLVSADYIDFMPIKVMD; from the coding sequence ATGAGCTTATATGCAATAGGAGATTTACACCTATCTTCTTCTGTAGATAAACCTATGGATATTTTTGGTGATAAGTGGAAAAATCACGACGAAAAAATCAAAAATAATTGGGAAACTACAGTCAAAGAAGACGATGTTGTTTTAGTTTTGGGTGATGTATCGTGGGGGACTAAGATGAAAGATGCACAGTCTGACTTTGATATGATACACAATCTTCCAGGACAGAAGTTCTTTATTAAGGGGAATCACGATTATTGGTGGACTACAGCTACCAAGTTGAATAAAATGTACGACGATATGAAGTTTATTCAGACAGGATTCTTTACATATAAAGATTATGCAATCTGTGGTGGAAGAGGTTGGATTTGTCCAAATGAGTTTAAATTTACTGAAGAAGACAAGAAAATTTACGATAGAGAAGCGATAAGAATAGAAATTTCGCTTAAAGAGGCTAAAAAGGCTGGATATGAAAAAATAATAGTAATTACACATTATCCGCCGACTAACGACTCTTTAGAGGATTCTGTTTTTACAGATTTATACGAAAAATATGGAGTGGAGAGAGTTTATTACGGACATCTTCATGGAGAAGAGTCGTTTAAAACAGGTCTAAAAGGTATTAGAAATGGTATAGAATACAATCTAGTATCTGCAGATTATATTGATTTTATGCCTATCAAGGTTATGGATTAA
- a CDS encoding GTP pyrophosphokinase, protein MQYEDWKAILAPYNNAVEELKVKFKNIRKEFLERGDYSPIEFVTGRTKKIASIVAKAKKLNATDIEAEIEDIAGIRIMCQFVEDIYTIVDLIRNRTDMTIINEKDYIKNYKESGYRSYHVIISYPINTVDGSKEVTCEIQIRTLAMNFWATIEHSLKYKYEHYIPDTLAVRLRRAADAAFLLDQEMGEIREDIMNAQSMYRMRELAVKDVLDRIQEVRELGYTNNAIQYQRRLDMIQNSMEDVKEILQLKDEIGSKIEEIKNHKMKE, encoded by the coding sequence ATGCAGTATGAAGATTGGAAAGCCATACTAGCTCCCTACAACAATGCAGTAGAAGAACTAAAGGTAAAATTCAAAAATATAAGAAAAGAATTTTTAGAAAGAGGAGATTATTCTCCGATAGAATTTGTAACAGGTAGAACTAAAAAAATAGCATCTATAGTTGCAAAAGCTAAAAAATTAAATGCTACAGATATAGAAGCTGAGATTGAAGATATAGCTGGTATAAGAATAATGTGTCAGTTTGTTGAAGATATATACACAATAGTTGATCTTATCAGAAACAGAACTGATATGACTATCATAAATGAAAAAGACTACATAAAAAACTACAAGGAAAGTGGTTATAGAAGCTACCATGTTATTATAAGCTATCCTATAAACACTGTAGATGGCTCAAAAGAAGTAACATGTGAGATACAGATAAGAACACTTGCGATGAACTTCTGGGCTACTATAGAGCATTCACTAAAATATAAATACGAGCACTATATACCAGATACATTAGCGGTAAGACTTAGAAGAGCAGCAGATGCAGCTTTCTTATTAGACCAAGAAATGGGTGAGATAAGAGAGGATATTATGAATGCTCAGTCTATGTATCGGATGAGAGAATTAGCTGTTAAGGATGTACTTGATAGAATTCAGGAAGTCAGAGAATTAGGATATACAAACAACGCTATACAGTATCAGAGAAGATTGGATATGATCCAGAATTCTATGGAAGACGTAAAAGAGATACTACAGCTTAAAGATGAAATAGGTAGCAAAATAGAAGAAATAAAAAATCATAAAATGAAGGAATAA
- a CDS encoding 5' nucleotidase, NT5C type — MGINIGIDIDGTVTDPYGFIPFLNEIFGKNITKEQYTTLDWEQLYGTVEGDFYINFDNNYSYTYEAAEPAEFAVDVIKKLEQSDDINVYFVTARRECLKEITEKWFDKYGINADNIYLLGPVKKSGKALELGCNIFIEDDPNNAMDIAKNGIGVLLIDTNYNKDVECDNITRVRNWKEIDEFISNKLK, encoded by the coding sequence ATGGGTATAAATATAGGTATAGATATAGATGGAACGGTAACAGATCCTTATGGATTTATACCGTTTTTAAATGAGATTTTTGGAAAAAACATAACAAAAGAGCAATATACTACACTTGATTGGGAGCAGCTTTATGGAACTGTTGAAGGAGATTTTTATATAAATTTCGACAATAATTACAGCTATACGTATGAAGCTGCAGAGCCAGCAGAGTTTGCAGTAGATGTAATAAAAAAGCTCGAGCAATCTGATGATATAAATGTATACTTTGTAACTGCTAGAAGAGAGTGCTTAAAAGAAATCACTGAAAAATGGTTTGATAAGTACGGAATAAATGCAGACAATATATATTTATTGGGGCCAGTCAAGAAAAGTGGAAAAGCACTTGAATTGGGATGCAATATTTTTATTGAAGACGATCCAAACAATGCTATGGATATAGCAAAAAATGGAATTGGTGTTCTTTTGATTGACACAAACTACAATAAAGATGTAGAATGTGATAATATAACTAGGGTAAGAAATTGGAAAGAGATTGATGAATTCATCTCCAATAAGCTAAAATAA
- a CDS encoding YkgJ family cysteine cluster protein — protein sequence MASIKRDEIEKSIAYAEKNGIFEKLNKIYDTVPSGKCEGCAKCCMESVGINLTEFLNIYKYLKERPEIYNKYIDKVLDYYFMEYKEKKPCPFLDENKRCAIYEVRPLNCRIFGHWYKSDYNLNLDSIKEKNRDYRDLMKARYGFEINEDVVEYRIEYCEKFIPDNGERLSKEERLSYLDQIMILDSQIYSKGMIDIDFRDRGIVEYFIDSLFFTDTSYNMKIKISQDFDKGEKVLKRIKKIVAVGKK from the coding sequence ATGGCTAGTATAAAAAGAGATGAAATAGAAAAATCTATAGCTTATGCTGAAAAAAATGGCATATTTGAAAAATTAAATAAAATATACGATACAGTACCTTCAGGAAAATGTGAAGGTTGTGCAAAATGCTGCATGGAATCCGTTGGAATAAACTTAACTGAGTTTTTAAATATATACAAATATCTAAAAGAAAGACCTGAAATATACAATAAATACATCGACAAGGTTTTGGACTATTACTTCATGGAATATAAAGAAAAGAAACCATGTCCATTCCTTGATGAAAACAAAAGATGTGCAATATATGAGGTTAGACCATTAAACTGTAGAATATTTGGTCACTGGTACAAGAGCGACTACAATTTAAACCTAGACTCTATAAAAGAAAAGAATAGAGATTACAGAGATCTTATGAAAGCTAGATACGGATTTGAAATAAATGAAGATGTAGTCGAGTATAGGATAGAGTACTGCGAAAAATTCATCCCAGATAATGGAGAAAGACTATCTAAAGAAGAAAGACTTTCTTACCTAGACCAGATAATGATATTGGATTCTCAGATATATTCAAAAGGAATGATAGACATAGACTTTAGAGATAGAGGAATAGTGGAGTACTTTATAGATTCATTATTCTTTACAGATACGTCATATAATATGAAGATAAAAATTTCTCAGGACTTTGATAAAGGCGAAAAGGTCTTAAAAAGAATTAAAAAGATAGTAGCTGTAGGTAAAAAGTAG
- a CDS encoding SpaH/EbpB family LPXTG-anchored major pilin, with amino-acid sequence MKKLKKFLAMMISMVMVLSMATVGFATTGKQGSVEIGLSGTDKSASGNHTVKMYQILNLDSYKGTKYSYSVNTEYSEVVKSVLQDLQVTVNDNTDIIAEILKLKDSDKLQTFANKFEETVSGRTDLTPERTGIIDSSKGKSTTVKNLNMGYYLVVLDNAKQIQANLVTIKDTGNNKIELKAETPSITKSADKLDVEIGEIVTYTIPVEIPKKLSDDMVYRITDTLSSGLDFVSFTDLNTEVTKGTLIIDVDGNTTPKEGITSIVGGKDGNNPRVLTIDLSEYIKNNQAQVGQTLTIKYKAKVNANALVKENNSAKLEYGKNQNSIIENKPSEVKTPTFPIHINKVDDGNHILPGAKFELYRKDPTTVKEGNDPIKVTASNPDPDPKGIYKIDSKGSITEMETLGTEINNSNFGKNGGFNLVVNGLKAGTYWLKETKAPDGYNILKKPIKITITNNIENIGVDNDGYTISLEGAPEGVNIAPDNPNIIKIVNTTGQKLPETGGTGTLLLTAVGALLVAVAMIRFMRRKQEN; translated from the coding sequence ATGAAAAAACTCAAAAAATTTCTAGCCATGATGATCTCTATGGTAATGGTATTATCTATGGCTACAGTAGGCTTTGCTACAACTGGAAAACAAGGAAGTGTAGAAATAGGATTAAGTGGTACAGATAAATCAGCTAGTGGAAATCATACAGTTAAGATGTATCAGATACTTAATCTTGATTCATATAAAGGAACTAAGTATTCTTATTCTGTAAATACTGAGTATAGCGAAGTAGTTAAATCAGTATTGCAAGATTTACAGGTAACAGTTAATGATAATACAGATATTATAGCTGAAATATTAAAATTAAAAGATAGTGATAAGCTACAGACTTTTGCAAATAAATTTGAAGAAACTGTAAGTGGAAGAACTGATTTAACTCCTGAAAGAACAGGGATAATAGATTCCTCAAAAGGTAAGTCAACGACTGTGAAAAATTTAAATATGGGGTATTATTTAGTAGTATTAGATAATGCAAAACAGATACAAGCAAATCTTGTAACTATTAAAGATACAGGTAATAACAAAATAGAGTTAAAAGCAGAAACACCAAGTATAACAAAATCAGCTGATAAACTTGATGTAGAAATAGGTGAAATAGTAACGTATACAATACCTGTAGAAATACCTAAAAAATTATCAGATGATATGGTATATAGAATTACCGATACACTTTCTAGTGGACTAGATTTTGTTAGTTTCACAGATCTAAATACTGAAGTAACAAAGGGTACACTTATAATAGATGTAGATGGAAATACTACTCCGAAAGAAGGTATAACATCAATTGTAGGAGGAAAAGATGGAAATAATCCTAGAGTCTTAACTATAGATTTATCTGAATATATAAAGAATAATCAAGCTCAAGTAGGACAAACATTAACAATAAAATATAAAGCTAAAGTAAATGCAAATGCTTTAGTAAAAGAAAATAATAGTGCAAAACTAGAATATGGTAAAAATCAGAATAGTATAATAGAAAATAAACCATCAGAAGTAAAAACACCAACATTCCCAATTCATATAAACAAAGTTGATGATGGTAATCACATTCTTCCAGGAGCAAAATTTGAATTATACCGAAAAGATCCAACAACTGTAAAAGAAGGAAATGATCCTATAAAAGTTACTGCTTCTAATCCTGATCCTGATCCTAAGGGTATATACAAGATTGATTCAAAGGGTAGTATTACTGAAATGGAAACCTTAGGGACAGAGATAAATAATTCTAATTTTGGTAAAAATGGTGGATTCAACCTTGTTGTAAATGGTTTAAAAGCTGGAACATATTGGTTAAAAGAAACAAAAGCTCCAGATGGATATAACATACTTAAAAAACCTATAAAAATAACAATAACAAATAATATTGAAAATATAGGGGTAGATAATGATGGCTATACTATATCACTTGAAGGAGCTCCAGAGGGCGTAAATATTGCACCAGATAATCCTAATATAATAAAAATAGTCAATACAACAGGTCAAAAACTGCCAGAAACAGGTGGTACAGGAACATTACTACTAACTGCAGTAGGTGCTCTATTAGTAGCAGTAGCAATGATAAGATTCATGAGAAGAAAACAGGAAAACTAA